The Humulus lupulus chromosome 3, drHumLupu1.1, whole genome shotgun sequence genome window below encodes:
- the LOC133823458 gene encoding enoyl-[acyl-carrier-protein] reductase [NADH], chloroplastic-like, with amino-acid sequence MASTATHAMHIVPVKPCINCSSRKFLPTTANFSTGLKSPMWKRLTSSSHISSRQSLVPSLISSQSKNFEKVVTRAMSGAVENTPLPGLPIDLRGKRAFIAGVADDNGYGWAIAKSLAAAGAEILVGTWVPALNIFESSLRRGKLDESRKLPDGSLMEITKVYPLDAVFDDMESVPEDIKTNKRYTGSSKWTVQEVVECVKQDFGSIDILVHSLANGPEVSKPLLETSRNGYLAAISASSYSFISLLSHFVPIMNPGGASISLTYIASEKIIPGYGGGMSSAKAALESDTRVLAFEAGRKHKIRVNTISAGPLRSRAAKAIGFIDMMIDYSSANAPLQKELSAEEVGNAAAFLASPLASAITGAVVYVDNGLNAMGVGVDSPIFENLDIPKAN; translated from the exons ATGGCCTCAACTGCGACTCATGCCATGCATATCGTACCAGTCAAGCCCTGCATAAATTGTTCTTCTAGAAAATTTCTGCCCACCACAGCAAATTTCAGTACCGGGCTTAAGTCTCCAATGTGGAAAAGGCTAACAAGCTCTTCTCACATCTCATCAAGGCAGTCACTCGTCCCTAGCTTGATTTCTAGTCAGTCTAAGAATTTCGAAAAGGTTGTTACAAGAGCAATGTCTGGAGCGGTTGAGAACACTCCCTTGCCAGGATTACCTATTGATTTGAGAG GTAAGAGAGCGTTTATTGCTGGTGTGGCTGATGATAACGGGTATGGTTGGGCGATAGCGAAATCTCTTGCTGCTGCTGGTGCTGAAATTCTTGTTGGTACATGGGTGCCA GCGCTGAACATTTTCGAATCCAGTTTGCGGCGTGGGAAATTAGATGAATCACGCAA ATTGCCAGATGGTTCATTGATGGAAATTACCAAAGTTTATCCATTGGATGCAGTTTTTGACGATATGGAGTCTGTACCTGAGGAT ATAAAGACAAACAAACGCTATACAGGATCTTCAAAATGGACAGTTCAG GAAGTTGTTGAATGTGTGAAGCAGGACTTCGGCAGTATTGATATCCTTGTCCATTCACTTGCCAATGGACCAGAG GTTAGCAAACCCCTTCTAGAGACCTCGAGGAATGGATACCTTGCAGCTATCTCTGCATCAAGTTACTCATTTATTTCCCTACTCAGCCATTTTGTTCCAATAATGAACCCAG GCGGTGCTTCAATTTCACTAACATACATTGCTTCAGAAAAGATCATTCCAGG ATATGGTGGAGGAATGAGTTCCGCAAAAGCTGCTTTGGAGAGTGATACTCGA GTTCTTGCTTTTGAAGCTGGAAGGAAACACAAAATCAGAGTCAACACAATATCTGCAG GTCCGTTGAGAAGCCGTGCTGCAAAAGCAATTGGTTTCATCGACATGATGATTGACTACTCATCTGCAAATGCACCACTACAGAAAGAACTCTCTGCTG AGGAGGTGGGTAATGCGGCTGCCTTCCTTGCATCGCCACTGGCCTCGGCCATTACTGGTGCAGTTGTGTATGTTGACAATGGCTTGAATGCGATGGGAGTGGGAGTGGACAGCCCGATCTTTGAGAACCTTGACATTCCCAAGGCCAACTAG
- the LOC133823459 gene encoding non-structural maintenance of chromosomes element 4 homolog A, producing MVRAVKRESITSSTKTVPNDQSGGEKDRRVLRSRYLAVKSKISNKRDDLTDANSDNFSSIINEVESLHQLVQKPREQVADAEALLDITSTLMSSVKAHGTHGITPSNFVSSLLMKFGRRSGIMEEEMNLTFWKDVGVAVSDVFRRAPGCCTMIGPMNTEIKLRKPAVRRKHVRPTESSRPEELDDSLSKEKTDTDKNMAIMFNILRKHRKVGLENLILNRNSFAQTVENLFALSFLVKDGRAEIKVDEKGCHFVSPRNAPAANAVASGEVAYSHFVFRFDFKDWKLMSNYVGIGGELMPHRSHANSAQPEQPSQPNQPTEERQSTAPAPSPTPTTPIRKFTRNRGLVLHDQAVLEESPDSEPSVVEDSPVYGDDLQRAAALGKGKRKLR from the exons ATGGTTAGGGCTGTGAAACGCGAATCCATCACCTCTTCTACTAAAACGGTCCCTAATGACCAATCTGGTGGCGAGAAAGACCGCAGGGTTCTCCGCTCCCGCTACCTCGCCGTGAAGTCCAAAATCAGTA ATAAGAGAGACGATTTAACAGATGCAAATTCTGATAACTTCAGTTCTATCATTAATGAGGTGGAGAGCTTGCATCAGCTGG TACAGAAACCAAGAGAACAAGTTGCTGATGCGGAGGCACTTTTGGACATTACAAGTACGTTAATGTCCTCCGTCAAGGCACATGGCACTCATGGTATAACTCCTTCAAACTTTGTCAGCAGTCTTCTGATGAAATTTGGACGGCGGAGTGGAATCATGGAGGAGGAGATGAACTTGACATTTTGGAAGGATGTGGGAGTTGCTGTGTCGGATGTTTTTAGGAGAGCTCCTGGATGCTGCACCAT GATTGGTCCCATGAACACAGAAATAAAACTTCGTAAGCCTGCTGTCCGACGCAAACATGTGAGGCCTACAGAAAGTTCTCGACCAGAAGAG CTTGATGATTCTCTTTCAAAAGAGAAAACGGACACTGATAAGAATATGGCAATCATGTTCAACATTCTGAGGAAGCATAGAAAAGTCGGGCTTGAAAATCTAATTTTGAATAGGAATTCTTTTGCACAAACAGTAGAAAATTTATTTGCTCTGTCATTTTTAGTTAAAGATGGGCGTGCCGAAATTAAAGTGGATGAGAAAGGCTGCCATTTTGTTT CACCAAGAAATGCACCTGCTGCCAATGCAGTTGCTTCAGGCGAGGTTGCTTATAGCCATTTCGTTTTCAGATTTGATTTCAAGGACTGGAAG TTGATGTCAAATTATGTTGGTATTGGAGGGGAGTTGATGCCACATAGGTCTCATGCAAACAGTGCTCAACCAGAACAACCTTCCCAACCAAATCAACCTACAGAGGAACGACAATCGACAGCACCAGCACCATCACCAACACCAACGACACCAATTCGGAAGTTCACTAGGAATCGTGGCTTGGTTTTGCATGATCAGGCAGTTCTAGAAGAGTCCCCTGATAGCGAACCATCAGTTGTGGAAGACTCGCCTGTATATGGAGATGACTTACAAAGAGCTGCTGCCCTCGGAAAAGGGAAGCGTAAGCTGAGGTAA